A genomic region of Runella rosea contains the following coding sequences:
- a CDS encoding type B 50S ribosomal protein L31: MKKGIHPDYREVVFWDLSSDHKFITRSCAPTKETIDFEGKNYPVYKVEVSSESHPFYTGKNTLIDTTGRVDKFFKKYGKK; the protein is encoded by the coding sequence ATGAAAAAGGGCATTCATCCAGATTACAGAGAGGTAGTTTTTTGGGATTTGTCGAGCGATCACAAATTCATCACGCGTTCTTGCGCACCTACCAAAGAAACCATTGATTTCGAAGGCAAAAACTATCCTGTTTACAAAGTCGAAGTTAGTTCAGAATCTCACCCATTCTATACTGGCAAAAACACTTTGATTGATACCACAGGTCGTGTTGATAAATTCTTCAAGAAATACGGAAAAAAGTAG
- a CDS encoding LysE family translocator, producing the protein MEKALLILLATAGISFVGSLQLGPVNLTVIHTVLKRRLKAGLLVALGGCVPELIYAAAAVWAGMWLEKHPDVWRLLEWASIPILIAIGITLFRSSARTMNKAESPTGRSDVLKGFSLAILNPQLFPYWLFILVQFQGYEQLKVHLPSEQIAFVMGAVLGALALLFGVAYLTSRYREKLLGKLGKISLNQLLGWIFLGMAGLQLFKLIS; encoded by the coding sequence ATGGAAAAAGCTCTTCTTATCCTTCTGGCCACGGCAGGAATCAGTTTTGTTGGCTCGCTTCAATTAGGTCCCGTGAATCTTACTGTTATACATACAGTCTTGAAACGCCGCTTAAAGGCTGGATTACTGGTTGCGCTGGGAGGATGTGTGCCCGAATTGATTTATGCCGCTGCCGCCGTATGGGCTGGTATGTGGCTGGAAAAACATCCTGATGTTTGGCGACTGCTTGAATGGGCTTCTATTCCAATACTCATTGCGATAGGAATTACACTTTTTCGGAGTAGTGCCCGAACCATGAATAAAGCTGAATCGCCCACTGGTCGGTCGGATGTATTAAAAGGCTTCTCGTTAGCGATTTTGAATCCGCAGCTCTTTCCGTATTGGTTGTTTATTCTGGTGCAATTTCAAGGGTATGAACAATTAAAAGTTCATCTACCTAGTGAGCAGATTGCCTTTGTGATGGGTGCAGTTTTGGGGGCGTTAGCCTTATTGTTTGGAGTAGCCTATTTGACAAGCAGATACCGGGAAAAATTGCTTGGGAAGTTGGGGAAAATTAGCCTTAATCAATTACTGGGCTGGATATTCTTAGGAATGGCAGGTTTACAGTTATTCAAGCTTATCTCCTGA
- a CDS encoding molybdopterin oxidoreductase family protein has translation MTNPSVHYRACNLCEAICGLEISYSGTQVIAINGDKNDPFSRGHICPKALALKDIYEDTNRLKLPLKRTETGWETISWSEAFDDIAATLKAIQARDGNNAVAMYAGNPSVHNSGTFLSGTGLMRALKTQNIYSATSADQLPHHFAAWQMFGHPFLLPIPDIDHTDFWLIMGGNPIASNGSLMTVPDVANRLKAIQQRGGKVVVIDPRFTETAAKADAHHFIRPGTDVFLLLAMLQVVFDEGLDKTPAFVTGLDEVRTLVAEFLPEKVELKTGISADSIRNLTRAFANAPSAVVYGRVGLSMQAFGGACQWLLNVLNVVTGNIDRAGTAMFTHPAVDILANTKGTYNKYNRHRSRVRGLPEFMGELPVSVLAEEILTEGDGQIKALITSCGNPILSTPNGQQLDKALEGLEFMVAIDIYINETTRYADYILPPATGLEVAHYDLTFNALAVRNVTRFSEPLFFKAENAKYDWEIFQELSARLSGEAGAVPQDPHAKVDLGLRFGGYNLSLEHLRQHPHGLDLGPLRPDLPNRLLTQDKKIHLAPELLVKDILRIRKVWQESKVNTHFDLLLTNRRHLRDNNSWLHNSQRLVKGRNRCTLMMHPDDARQRAISEMDNVKISSRVGEVTVPVEITDKVMKGTVSLPHGYGHGRDGVQLSVAQTHAGVSVNDLTDDLVIDELTGNAVFVGVPVRVEVLEAIGNTV, from the coding sequence ATGACAAATCCCAGTGTTCATTACCGCGCGTGCAATTTATGCGAAGCTATTTGTGGATTAGAGATTTCTTATTCAGGCACTCAAGTTATAGCCATCAACGGGGATAAAAATGACCCTTTTAGCCGAGGTCATATTTGTCCTAAAGCATTGGCATTAAAGGATATATACGAAGATACTAACCGACTTAAGTTGCCATTAAAGCGTACCGAAACAGGGTGGGAAACAATAAGTTGGTCGGAAGCATTTGATGATATAGCGGCGACGCTAAAAGCAATTCAGGCGCGCGATGGCAACAACGCAGTTGCGATGTATGCGGGCAATCCGTCGGTCCATAATTCTGGTACTTTTCTGTCTGGAACGGGATTGATGAGGGCACTGAAGACCCAAAATATATATTCGGCTACTTCTGCTGACCAGCTGCCTCATCATTTTGCGGCTTGGCAAATGTTCGGGCATCCTTTTCTGTTGCCCATTCCCGACATTGACCATACTGATTTTTGGCTTATTATGGGCGGTAATCCTATTGCTTCTAATGGAAGTCTAATGACGGTTCCCGATGTGGCTAACCGACTGAAAGCCATCCAACAGCGGGGAGGGAAAGTGGTGGTGATTGACCCACGTTTTACCGAAACCGCCGCCAAAGCCGATGCACATCATTTTATTCGCCCAGGTACAGATGTGTTTTTACTGTTGGCAATGTTACAGGTTGTTTTTGATGAAGGTTTAGATAAAACGCCCGCTTTTGTCACAGGATTGGATGAGGTAAGGACACTTGTGGCCGAATTTTTACCAGAAAAAGTAGAACTAAAAACGGGCATCTCGGCTGATTCTATTCGGAACTTAACCCGGGCGTTTGCAAATGCTCCTTCAGCCGTTGTGTATGGACGCGTCGGGCTTTCAATGCAGGCATTTGGTGGAGCATGTCAATGGCTTTTAAATGTCCTGAATGTAGTAACGGGCAATATTGATCGGGCTGGTACGGCCATGTTTACTCACCCTGCCGTGGATATATTGGCCAATACTAAAGGAACTTATAACAAGTACAATCGTCATCGTAGCCGAGTTCGGGGTTTACCCGAATTCATGGGCGAGCTTCCTGTATCAGTGCTTGCAGAAGAAATACTGACTGAAGGGGATGGGCAGATAAAAGCACTGATTACCAGTTGCGGTAATCCAATCCTGTCAACACCCAATGGTCAGCAATTAGATAAAGCGCTGGAGGGGTTGGAATTTATGGTGGCGATTGATATTTACATTAACGAAACCACCCGTTATGCAGATTATATTTTACCGCCCGCTACGGGGTTGGAAGTGGCGCATTACGATTTAACATTCAACGCCTTGGCCGTTCGTAACGTCACGCGTTTTTCAGAGCCGTTGTTTTTCAAAGCAGAAAATGCAAAATACGATTGGGAAATTTTTCAGGAGCTATCGGCGCGGCTTTCGGGAGAGGCTGGGGCCGTTCCTCAGGACCCGCACGCAAAAGTTGATTTAGGCTTGCGCTTTGGTGGGTACAATTTAAGCTTGGAACACCTCCGTCAACATCCTCATGGGTTGGATTTGGGCCCACTACGGCCTGATTTGCCAAATCGGTTGTTGACGCAGGATAAAAAAATTCATCTTGCTCCTGAACTATTGGTAAAGGATATCCTCCGTATTAGAAAGGTTTGGCAGGAAAGTAAAGTAAATACGCACTTTGACTTGTTATTGACCAATCGTCGGCATTTACGTGATAATAACTCTTGGCTACACAACTCGCAGCGACTCGTAAAAGGCCGCAATCGGTGTACATTAATGATGCACCCAGACGATGCTAGGCAACGTGCTATTTCTGAGATGGATAATGTAAAAATCAGTTCAAGAGTAGGGGAGGTGACGGTTCCCGTCGAAATTACGGATAAGGTAATGAAAGGGACAGTGAGTCTGCCTCACGGATACGGGCATGGGCGAGATGGCGTCCAACTTTCGGTAGCGCAAACGCACGCAGGAGTGAGTGTCAATGACTTGACTGATGACTTGGTCATTGATGAATTGACTGGCAATGCGGTTTTTGTGGGAGTGCCTGTCCGGGTGGAAGTTTTGGAAGCGATTGGAAATACTGTTTGA
- a CDS encoding SDR family NAD(P)-dependent oxidoreductase, which translates to MLQFKDQVAIVTGAGQGIGLEIARQLAEQGAAVLLNDLDEELAEKAAEFIQKSGGQCVAYSGNAADVDFVQAMVSEAVRVFGKLTIIVANAGITTFGDFFEYTPESLQKLLDLNLRGSFFLTQAAARQMRLQGEGGRILLMSSVTGHQAHQFLAAYGMTKAALEMLAKSLVVELSPYGITINAVAPGATMTERTAEDPEYEKTWGRITPIGRPAKVQDIAHAALFLVSPLAGHITGQSLVVDGGWTAVSPSPYES; encoded by the coding sequence ATGTTACAATTTAAAGATCAGGTTGCCATCGTAACTGGCGCAGGGCAAGGCATTGGGCTAGAAATTGCGCGACAACTAGCGGAGCAGGGAGCGGCGGTTTTGCTCAATGATTTGGATGAGGAACTGGCAGAGAAAGCCGCTGAGTTTATTCAAAAGTCGGGAGGACAGTGTGTTGCTTACAGTGGCAATGCCGCTGATGTAGATTTTGTGCAGGCCATGGTGAGTGAAGCGGTTCGTGTGTTTGGCAAACTTACAATAATTGTTGCCAATGCGGGTATCACTACTTTTGGGGATTTTTTTGAGTATACGCCCGAATCGTTACAAAAGTTGTTAGATTTAAACCTTCGGGGGAGTTTCTTTTTGACACAGGCGGCGGCGCGTCAAATGCGTTTGCAGGGTGAAGGGGGGCGCATTTTGTTGATGTCGTCGGTAACGGGGCATCAAGCGCACCAATTTCTTGCGGCGTATGGCATGACAAAAGCAGCACTTGAAATGTTAGCAAAAAGCTTAGTTGTTGAACTTTCGCCTTATGGTATTACCATTAACGCAGTAGCTCCTGGTGCTACCATGACCGAACGCACCGCTGAAGACCCCGAGTATGAAAAAACGTGGGGACGCATAACACCCATCGGTCGGCCTGCAAAAGTGCAGGATATTGCCCACGCGGCGTTGTTTTTGGTTTCGCCTCTAGCGGGTCATATAACGGGGCAATCTCTCGTGGTGGACGGAGGATGGACGGCCGTGAGCCCATCGCCTTACGAAAGTTGA
- a CDS encoding bile acid:sodium symporter family protein: protein MKSYLYTLSIIVAATLAMIFPEYFTQVGDFQLKTLIVPLLQIIMFGMGTTMSPKDFEAVVKSPKSVVIGLICQFTIMPIIGYTLATSFNFPPEIAAGVILIGCSPSGLASNVMAYIAKANVALSLTITSSATLLAPILTPLLMKLLGGAFIEVDFFKMMVEILKIIILPIGVGLIVNKVFRNQTEFLNKYMPLVSMAGIALIICIITAAGRESLLKVGGVLIICTLIHNISGYLLGYWSARVLKLPEQDCRTVAIEVGLQNGGLASGIALQMGKVATVGLAPALFGPIMNITGSLLASWWSKKPTIDSSQNK from the coding sequence ATGAAAAGTTACCTGTATACGCTATCCATTATAGTGGCTGCAACACTGGCCATGATTTTTCCAGAATACTTCACCCAAGTCGGAGACTTTCAGCTAAAAACACTCATCGTGCCATTGCTCCAAATCATTATGTTTGGCATGGGTACAACCATGAGTCCTAAAGATTTTGAAGCCGTTGTAAAATCACCAAAAAGTGTAGTTATCGGGTTGATTTGCCAGTTTACCATCATGCCGATTATTGGGTACACCTTAGCAACAAGTTTTAATTTCCCCCCTGAAATTGCAGCAGGCGTAATTCTTATAGGATGTTCGCCTAGTGGCTTGGCATCCAATGTAATGGCTTACATTGCCAAAGCTAACGTAGCGTTGTCGCTTACCATTACTTCATCTGCGACTTTGTTGGCTCCTATTTTAACGCCATTATTGATGAAATTATTAGGAGGAGCATTTATTGAAGTTGACTTCTTTAAGATGATGGTTGAAATTCTGAAAATTATCATATTACCCATTGGCGTGGGATTGATAGTCAATAAAGTGTTTAGAAATCAAACTGAGTTTTTAAATAAGTACATGCCGCTGGTTTCTATGGCTGGGATTGCCCTGATTATTTGCATTATTACGGCAGCAGGTCGCGAAAGTTTACTCAAAGTAGGAGGGGTACTGATTATCTGTACCTTAATCCATAACATAAGTGGCTATTTGTTGGGCTATTGGAGCGCACGAGTTTTAAAACTTCCCGAGCAGGATTGCCGTACGGTGGCGATTGAAGTAGGACTGCAAAATGGTGGATTAGCATCAGGCATTGCACTGCAAATGGGAAAAGTAGCTACTGTCGGCCTTGCACCAGCACTTTTTGGCCCCATTATGAATATTACAGGCTCATTATTAGCGAGTTGGTGGAGTAAAAAGCCAACCATTGATTCATCTCAAAATAAATAA
- the rplQ gene encoding 50S ribosomal protein L17 has translation MRHGKKDNHLGRTSSHRSALLRNMAASLILHKRIQTTLAKAKELKKYIEPILTRAKEDNTHNRRIVFSYIPEKDVVKELFSTVADKIADRPGGYTRIIKLGTRQGDAAEVCLMELVDFNETLLTAAEEKATKTRRSRRGGKKGADAETSAVEVKEVKATPVIEEAPVAEAETSSADDLEIVEGIGPKIAEALADAGVTTFAQLADMTPEAIQEIVSAAGIGSKSPATWPQQAALARDGKFGELKAWQDELNGGQE, from the coding sequence ATGAGACACGGTAAGAAAGACAATCATTTAGGACGTACCTCATCACACCGCAGCGCTTTGTTGCGTAACATGGCGGCGTCTTTGATTTTACACAAACGCATTCAGACAACATTGGCTAAAGCAAAAGAACTCAAGAAGTACATTGAGCCAATTTTGACCCGTGCAAAAGAAGATAATACGCACAACCGTCGTATTGTTTTCTCTTACATTCCTGAGAAGGATGTAGTGAAAGAACTTTTCAGTACTGTAGCTGACAAAATCGCTGACCGTCCGGGTGGTTACACTCGTATTATCAAACTGGGTACCCGTCAAGGTGATGCTGCTGAAGTTTGTTTGATGGAATTGGTTGATTTCAACGAAACATTATTGACTGCTGCCGAAGAAAAAGCAACCAAAACACGTCGTAGCCGCCGTGGTGGTAAGAAAGGTGCTGATGCTGAGACCTCGGCCGTAGAAGTGAAAGAAGTAAAAGCAACTCCAGTTATTGAAGAAGCTCCTGTAGCAGAAGCTGAAACTTCAAGTGCTGATGATTTGGAAATTGTAGAAGGAATTGGACCGAAAATCGCCGAAGCTCTTGCAGATGCAGGTGTAACGACTTTTGCTCAATTGGCAGACATGACTCCTGAAGCAATTCAGGAAATTGTATCGGCAGCGGGCATCGGTTCAAAAAGCCCCGCAACATGGCCTCAGCAAGCCGCCCTTGCTCGTGATGGCAAATTTGGTGAATTGAAAGCTTGGCAAGATGAATTAAACGGTGGCCAAGAATAA
- a CDS encoding DNA-directed RNA polymerase subunit alpha gives MSILAFQMPDKVVMEKADDFHGLFEFKPLEKGFGVTIGNALRRILLSSLEGYAITSVRFPSVLHEFSSIEGVVEDVTEIVLNLKMVRFKKISEMVDNKITVSVKNQSVVTAGDIAKFTSSFQVLNPDLVICHIDDQMTFEMEILIEKGRGYVPADEPRNQELPIGHIPIDAIYTPIKNVKYSVENTRVEQKTDYEKLLIEVTTDGSIHPEEALKGAAYILIQHFMLFSDQTMTFETQKNDEVSEVDEEMLRMRKLLKTPLADLDLSVRAYNCLKSADIKTLGDLVKLEVADMMKFRNFGKKSLTELEQLVAEKNLTFGMDVVKYRLDED, from the coding sequence ATGTCTATTTTAGCATTCCAAATGCCCGACAAAGTCGTAATGGAAAAAGCCGACGACTTTCACGGGTTGTTTGAGTTCAAGCCACTGGAGAAAGGTTTCGGTGTAACCATCGGTAATGCGTTGCGTCGTATCCTACTTTCATCGTTGGAAGGCTATGCCATCACCAGCGTTAGATTTCCCAGTGTGCTCCATGAATTCTCTTCGATTGAAGGAGTTGTGGAAGATGTTACCGAAATCGTGCTGAACCTCAAAATGGTTCGCTTCAAAAAGATTTCGGAAATGGTTGATAACAAAATTACAGTAAGCGTTAAAAATCAATCGGTGGTGACTGCGGGCGACATCGCCAAGTTTACGTCATCATTCCAGGTTTTAAACCCTGATTTAGTTATTTGCCATATTGACGACCAGATGACATTTGAGATGGAAATCTTGATTGAAAAAGGTCGTGGTTATGTACCCGCTGATGAACCGCGTAATCAGGAGTTGCCAATCGGCCATATCCCTATTGATGCGATTTACACACCTATCAAAAATGTTAAGTACAGCGTTGAAAATACGCGCGTTGAGCAGAAAACTGACTACGAAAAATTGTTAATCGAAGTGACAACCGATGGGTCAATTCACCCAGAAGAAGCACTGAAAGGCGCAGCTTACATTTTGATTCAGCACTTTATGTTGTTCTCAGATCAAACGATGACGTTTGAGACTCAGAAAAACGACGAAGTAAGCGAGGTTGATGAAGAAATGTTGCGTATGCGCAAACTTCTGAAAACGCCTCTTGCTGACCTTGATTTGTCAGTGAGAGCTTACAACTGTCTCAAATCAGCCGATATCAAGACCTTGGGAGACCTTGTAAAACTTGAAGTAGCCGATATGATGAAGTTCCGTAATTTCGGTAAGAAATCACTTACTGAATTAGAACAACTTGTCGCTGAGAAAAATCTGACATTCGGTATGGACGTTGTCAAGTACCGCTTGGATGAGGACTAA
- the carA gene encoding glutamine-hydrolyzing carbamoyl-phosphate synthase small subunit yields MTTVTIQYQYKMGSQQPALLLLEDGTALKGLALGKIGTMGGEICFNTGMTGYQEIYTDPSYYGQIVVNTNAHIGNYGVQLESEEESSSIKISGMVCNSFSQIYSRKTADFSLQSYFEKANIVGISEVDTRQLVRHVRQKGVMNAIISSEILDEKKLMEHLKEVPSMDGLELSSLVSTTEPYFMGDESTAQYRIAVMDYGVKKSILLNLTQRGCFCKVFPAKTSFEEVMAWNPDGFFISNGPGDPSAMPYAVKTVQQFLDTNKPLFGICLGHQILGLASGISTFKMHHGHRGLNHPVKNFQTGLCEITSQNHGFAVSPDEIEAHPDVEVTHINLNDKTIEGIKRKDKPAFSVQYHPEASPGPHDSRYLFDDFVKLFEA; encoded by the coding sequence ATGACAACCGTAACCATACAATACCAATATAAAATGGGTTCTCAACAACCGGCACTCTTACTTCTTGAAGACGGAACAGCACTGAAAGGTTTAGCTCTCGGTAAAATCGGTACCATGGGTGGTGAAATATGTTTCAACACTGGTATGACGGGTTATCAGGAAATCTATACTGATCCATCTTACTATGGTCAAATTGTAGTTAATACAAATGCGCACATCGGCAATTATGGTGTACAATTGGAAAGCGAGGAGGAATCCAGCTCAATCAAAATTAGCGGAATGGTCTGTAATTCTTTTTCGCAGATTTATTCTCGTAAAACAGCAGATTTTTCGCTTCAATCATACTTCGAAAAAGCCAATATCGTTGGCATAAGTGAAGTGGATACCCGCCAGTTAGTACGTCATGTACGACAAAAGGGGGTTATGAATGCGATTATCTCATCTGAAATACTCGATGAGAAAAAATTAATGGAACACTTGAAAGAGGTTCCGAGCATGGATGGATTGGAGCTTTCCTCGTTGGTGAGTACGACCGAACCTTATTTTATGGGCGATGAATCAACGGCGCAGTATCGTATCGCAGTGATGGATTATGGGGTTAAAAAAAGTATTTTGTTGAATTTAACCCAACGGGGATGTTTTTGTAAAGTATTTCCCGCTAAAACATCTTTTGAAGAAGTAATGGCATGGAATCCAGATGGATTTTTTATCTCAAATGGTCCAGGTGACCCTTCGGCAATGCCTTATGCAGTGAAGACAGTTCAGCAATTTTTGGATACTAATAAGCCACTTTTCGGTATCTGCCTGGGACATCAAATTTTGGGGTTGGCCAGTGGGATCTCGACTTTCAAAATGCACCATGGTCACCGGGGGTTAAATCACCCCGTGAAAAACTTCCAAACTGGTCTGTGTGAAATAACTTCACAAAACCACGGTTTTGCGGTTAGCCCCGATGAAATCGAAGCTCATCCCGACGTAGAAGTGACGCACATCAATCTTAATGATAAAACGATTGAAGGAATTAAAAGAAAAGATAAGCCAGCGTTTTCGGTGCAATACCACCCCGAAGCTTCGCCAGGCCCTCATGATTCACGTTATCTTTTCGATGATTTTGTAAAATTGTTTGAAGCATAA